Genomic window (Fundidesulfovibrio terrae):
GCGAACTGGCGAGACTGAGGCAGGAACTGCCGCGACGCGCGGAGACGGTCGCGGCTCATCTTGCCTTGAGGCCCGAGGGGACAGGCGGGGGAAGCCTCCGGCGGCCAAAGGGCCCAGTCCCTTTTGAATCCCTAGAGCGTCGCGTCGTGGGCGGTACGTTTGGGGGGGGCGCTCAGCTTTCGTCGGATTCATCTGCGCGGCCGCTGGCTCCAGGGCGTCCGCGCTCGCGCCTGCTGGATTCCGTGAAGCTCAGGCAGGGCCAGGGGAAAAGCTCGCGGGCCTTCTCCACGGCCGACGCCTCCACCGCGTCGAACCACACCCGGAACTTCTCCATGAGGAGCCGCCCGCCAGGGGTGAGCCTGTGCCCGCCCTTGCGGCTTCCGGCCTGCTCGATGAGCAGCACCCCAAGCACCTTCTCGGTCTTCTTGATCTTGCCCCAGGCCGCCCGGTAGGACATGCCCAGATGCTCGGCGGCCTTCTTGAGCGAGCCGTAGCGGTCCACGGCCTCCAGGAGCATGCCCCGGCCCGTGCCGAAAAACATGCCGTCCCTGGTCTCGAGCCACAGGCGCAGGCGCACCACCGGCGGCGGCGCGTCATCAAGCCCTGCGTCGTGGGGCGCATCGCCTCCTTCAGGCAACTCAGTGGTC
Coding sequences:
- a CDS encoding winged helix-turn-helix domain-containing protein encodes the protein MFHHVMDDTPETTELPEGGDAPHDAGLDDAPPPVVRLRLWLETRDGMFFGTGRGMLLEAVDRYGSLKKAAEHLGMSYRAAWGKIKKTEKVLGVLLIEQAGSRKGGHRLTPGGRLLMEKFRVWFDAVEASAVEKARELFPWPCLSFTESSRRERGRPGASGRADESDES